Below is a window of Flammeovirga kamogawensis DNA.
CATAGAAATATTAGAGAACTCTTTAGTATTGTAATCAAAAATACTAATACCCTTATATGTACCAATCCATAGTTGCCCTCTTGTATCTTCCTTTACTACTCTAATAGAATTATTTATTAAAGAGTTTGGGTTATTTTTATCATGTAAAAACACTTTAAAAGAACCTGTACTCCTATCCATAAGGTTTAATCCTTTTTTAGTGCTAATCCATAAGTTTGTTTTAGAATCTTCGTAGATATTTGTAACGTTATTGTTAGAAATACTAGCAGGGTTATTTGGTATATGCTGGAAACTAATAAAACTATCCGTTCTAGGGTTATATAGTAATAAACCTTTTTCCATTGTTCCTAACCAAAAACGCCCCTCGTTATCCTGATAAATTGCCTTTATTGAAAAAATATTTAGGGTCTCAATTTTCCTAAAAGTATTTTTATCAAAAAGATACAACCCGTCATTCATGCCTACCCAAAGCTTCTGATCACAATCAACATATAATTTTAATATTATGTTGCCTTCAAGACCATTCGGGTTGTTAATGGTGTAATTTTTAAAAGTACCTTTATTTTTATTGTAATAACTTAATCCAGAGTTAGTAGACACCCATATATTTCCTAAATTATCTTCTTGAATATCTGTGATTAAGTTACCACTTATAGACGTACTATCATTATGATTATTGGTGACAAAAGTAGTCATGTTTCTACCATTGTAAACATTTAATCCATCACGAGTACCCATCCATACACTGCCCTCCGTATCTTGTAATAAACACGTTACAGATGTTTGAGATAACCCGTTAGAAATTTGTATATGCTTAAAAATCTTATTGTTTGCTTCGGTATTAAAACAGAAGAACAAAAATAGACTAAGTATTATAATCTGCTTCATTTAATTTATATAATTGATAGTTTATACTTACAGCTTCCTTCTAATTGTGTGTCACTTTGCTATTTGCTTTACTTCTATGCAAGTATACTATATAAGGGTAGAATTGTACAATGCCACTTATTGATATTGAACAATATTAACCCATATATGTACGATTGTTCACGTTTTAAAAGTTTTTTGTTACCTCTTTTCTTTAAATAATTTAATACAGTTGTCCGTTTTGTCAATAAAAAATATAACACATTTATTTACAACACCTTAAGTTTAAAAAATGTACTTCTCGTACAGTCTCTGAACAATAACGTACTATCTGTGTACAATATTAGATTTACAGGTATTTTTCTAAAATTTCTTCTACTAACACAGGTTATGTGCATGTATTATTCAATAACTAGGATAGTATTATCCAAATTAAAAACGAGCTATTGTTTCAAAAAACTATGCCCTCTACTATTGTAACACTTAAGCACAACACACACAAGTTTTAAGATATTAAATGCAAACTTATAAATAAGAAGCAAATGAAATACGAAAGTAGATATTCGACACATCCTCAAGATGTGAAAACATACGACACAGATAGACTTAGAGAACAATTCCTTATTCCTCAAGTATTTGAAGCAAACGAAATACTTTTAACATACACTCACGAAGATAGATACATTGCAGGTGGTGCATTCCCTATTTCTAAAGCACTAACTTTAGAAACTATCGACCCTTTAAAAGCGAACTTCTTTTTAGAAAGAAGAGAACTTGGTATAATTAACATAGGTGGTACAGGTATCGTTAGTGTTAATGGAGAAGATTACACTATTGACTTTAAAGAAGCACTTTATATAGGCAGAGGAAACGAATCTGTAGTATTTAAAAGTGTAGACAGTAACAACCCTGCAAAGTTTTATATTAACTCTGCTCCTGCACATTGTGCTTACCCTACTAAAAAGGTAACAAAAAATGAAGCTGAAATTGTAGAATTAGGTGCTTTAGAAACTGCCAACCATCGTATTATCAATAAACTTATTGTAAACAGCGTTGTTGAAACTTGCCAATTACAAATGGGTATGACTGAATTAAAA
It encodes the following:
- the kduI gene encoding 5-dehydro-4-deoxy-D-glucuronate isomerase, with product MKYESRYSTHPQDVKTYDTDRLREQFLIPQVFEANEILLTYTHEDRYIAGGAFPISKALTLETIDPLKANFFLERRELGIINIGGTGIVSVNGEDYTIDFKEALYIGRGNESVVFKSVDSNNPAKFYINSAPAHCAYPTKKVTKNEAEIVELGALETANHRIINKLIVNSVVETCQLQMGMTELKSGSVWNTMPGHVHDRRMEVYLYFEVPQEQAVCHFMGQPDQSRHIWMHNEQAVISPAWSMHSGSGTSNYTFIWGMAGENLDYGDMDTFKITDLK